Proteins from a genomic interval of Paenibacillus sp. FSL R5-0623:
- a CDS encoding type I restriction endonuclease subunit R yields MERENNNDERNISQQPALDILKGLQYRILTPEQAESIRGSLYDVLLKTVLEEKLKDFNSYEYKGVTYKFSQTNIQQAIRDLDEPLTDGLVKTNEKIFETLMLGRSYTEFLPDGSKKSFTIHYIDWDNFENNVFHVIEEFTVERMDGRGTIRPDVVLFVNGIPFAVIECKKASISMEQGISQMIRNQGKDYAPQLFKYVQIVMSTNKNETKYATCNTPKKFWSVWKEEKEEWLHSLLDETVVGRLPTTQDKNIISLFHPERLLELTHFFTLFDKDVKKVTRYQQYFAIKEIIKTIQERDENGNRQSGVIWHTQGSGKSLTMVMLAKYILSEMNDFNPKVVIVTDRVELDKQIHKTFKHTRLKASRATKGSHLVDLIKDNNADIVTTLVHKFDTASTQLKPIESRDIFILVDESHRTQYGELHIKMKKVFPNACYLGFTGTPLMKKEKSTMIKFGKLIHTYTIADGVRDKAIVPLLYEGKMIDQTVNQKAIDTRLEMITRNLNDKQKDEVMKKWSQFERIASSNQRISMIAFDINQHFLDNYKTQGSQFKAMLATNSKIEAIRYLEAFEEFGDLTCAVVISPPDQREGHEIVDEVSRDKVLNFWNRMMNRYGDDENYEDAIKEDFIEGDEIELLIVVDKLLTGFDAPRATVLYIDKPMREHTLLQAIARVNRLYDGKDYGFIIDYRGLLDRLDQALEMYSGAGLENFDPKDLQGAIYDVISVIGSLRQYHSDLLQIFAPIKNKQDAEEYEVWLEDEERRQEFYGVLSKFGQNLGIALESEKIYNALPPEELKRFKKDLKFFQELRKAVKLRYSDTIDHKEYEAKMQNLMDHYISAEEVIRITNPVDILNQKAFEEELERLESKRAKADAIRTRLTKSINTKWDENPAYYKKFSERVKEAIEAYKQQRISEAEYLQRMNDLKKEYQEGEPVEDYPDSIRKNGNAQAFYGVTKDIMKEQKMSEELLAELALKMEDIIRAYTKVDWHDNMEVHNRIAQELDDLIFDFTKEHNVSLGFDQVDKIIEQIKTVALRRY; encoded by the coding sequence GTGGAACGAGAAAATAACAATGACGAGCGTAATATCAGCCAACAGCCAGCGCTTGATATTCTAAAGGGATTACAATATAGAATCCTAACACCAGAGCAAGCGGAATCAATACGTGGTAGTCTCTATGACGTTTTGTTGAAAACGGTATTGGAAGAAAAATTGAAAGATTTTAACTCGTATGAATACAAGGGAGTTACCTATAAATTCAGCCAGACCAATATTCAGCAAGCCATTCGGGATCTTGATGAGCCATTAACAGACGGACTCGTGAAAACGAATGAGAAGATCTTCGAGACACTGATGTTGGGGCGAAGCTACACGGAGTTCTTACCCGACGGCTCAAAGAAGTCATTCACGATTCATTACATTGATTGGGATAACTTCGAGAATAATGTTTTTCATGTGATTGAAGAATTTACAGTAGAACGTATGGATGGGCGTGGTACTATACGTCCCGATGTTGTGTTGTTCGTGAATGGGATCCCGTTTGCTGTTATTGAATGTAAGAAGGCATCAATCTCGATGGAACAAGGCATTAGTCAAATGATTCGCAACCAGGGGAAGGACTATGCTCCACAGCTCTTTAAGTATGTACAAATCGTCATGTCTACGAACAAAAATGAGACGAAGTATGCAACGTGCAACACGCCAAAGAAGTTCTGGTCGGTGTGGAAGGAAGAGAAAGAAGAATGGTTGCATTCACTATTGGATGAAACCGTCGTAGGTCGCTTGCCGACAACGCAAGATAAGAATATCATCTCTCTGTTTCATCCTGAACGGTTGCTGGAACTAACTCACTTCTTTACCCTTTTTGATAAAGATGTTAAGAAGGTAACTCGATATCAACAATATTTTGCGATCAAGGAAATCATCAAGACCATCCAAGAACGTGACGAAAATGGGAATCGTCAATCTGGTGTCATATGGCATACCCAAGGTTCAGGCAAGAGCTTAACGATGGTGATGCTGGCGAAATATATCCTATCCGAGATGAATGATTTTAATCCAAAAGTGGTTATCGTAACCGATCGAGTGGAACTGGATAAGCAGATACATAAGACGTTTAAACATACACGATTAAAAGCAAGCAGGGCGACTAAAGGGTCGCATCTTGTCGATCTCATTAAAGACAACAATGCGGATATTGTGACAACATTGGTTCATAAGTTCGATACGGCTTCGACACAGCTAAAACCTATAGAGTCCAGAGATATATTCATCTTAGTCGATGAATCGCATCGGACACAGTATGGTGAACTTCACATTAAGATGAAAAAGGTTTTCCCCAACGCCTGTTATTTGGGTTTCACAGGCACGCCGCTCATGAAGAAAGAAAAGAGCACCATGATTAAGTTTGGTAAACTAATTCATACATATACGATTGCTGACGGTGTAAGAGACAAGGCGATTGTCCCACTTCTATACGAGGGGAAAATGATCGATCAAACAGTCAATCAAAAGGCGATTGATACCCGCTTGGAGATGATCACTCGTAACTTAAATGACAAGCAAAAAGATGAGGTCATGAAAAAGTGGAGTCAGTTTGAGCGGATTGCCTCATCTAATCAGCGGATTAGTATGATTGCATTTGATATTAATCAGCATTTTTTGGACAACTATAAGACACAGGGAAGCCAGTTCAAAGCAATGCTTGCGACCAATAGTAAGATTGAAGCTATTCGATATTTAGAAGCCTTTGAGGAGTTTGGTGATCTTACGTGTGCTGTTGTCATTTCTCCTCCAGATCAAAGAGAAGGGCATGAAATAGTCGATGAGGTGTCAAGAGATAAGGTGCTCAATTTTTGGAATCGAATGATGAATCGCTATGGTGATGACGAAAACTATGAGGATGCGATTAAAGAGGATTTCATCGAGGGTGATGAGATTGAGTTGTTAATCGTTGTTGATAAGCTTCTTACTGGTTTCGATGCACCAAGAGCTACTGTTTTATATATTGATAAGCCAATGAGAGAGCATACATTGTTACAGGCAATTGCCAGAGTTAATCGATTGTATGATGGTAAAGACTATGGTTTCATTATCGATTACAGGGGATTGTTGGATAGATTGGACCAGGCATTGGAGATGTATTCAGGTGCAGGGCTTGAAAACTTCGATCCCAAGGATTTGCAGGGAGCCATTTACGATGTGATCAGTGTAATTGGTTCATTGCGGCAGTACCACTCCGACTTACTTCAAATTTTCGCTCCAATTAAGAACAAACAAGATGCTGAAGAATATGAAGTATGGCTGGAAGATGAGGAGCGTAGGCAAGAATTTTACGGAGTCCTCTCAAAATTCGGGCAAAATCTTGGTATAGCATTAGAGTCTGAAAAAATTTATAACGCATTGCCGCCAGAGGAATTGAAAAGGTTTAAGAAGGACTTGAAATTTTTTCAAGAACTTCGTAAAGCGGTGAAGTTACGCTATTCCGATACCATTGACCATAAAGAATATGAAGCGAAAATGCAGAATCTAATGGACCATTATATCTCTGCTGAAGAGGTTATTCGCATCACTAATCCAGTGGATATTCTTAATCAAAAGGCATTTGAAGAGGAATTGGAGCGGTTAGAATCGAAACGCGCCAAAGCAGATGCGATTCGTACTCGTCTTACTAAAAGCATCAATACAAAATGGGATGAGAATCCTGCGTATTACAAGAAGTTTTCTGAACGGGTAAAGGAAGCAATTGAGGCATATAAGCAACAACGGATTTCTGAAGCCGAGTATTTGCAGAGAATGAATGATCTTAAAAAGGAATACCAGGAAGGGGAGCCTGTTGAGGATTATCCTGATAGCATCAGGAAAAATGGAAATGCTCAGGCTTTCTATGGTGTGACGAAAGACATTATGAAAGAGCAGAAGATGAGTGAAGAACTATTAGCCGAATTAGCATTGAAAATGGAAGATATCATTCGTGCTTACACCAAGGTGGATTGGCATGATAACATGGAAGTACACAATCGGATTGCACAAGAATTAGATGACCTTATCTTTGACTTTACGAAAGAGCATAATGTCAGTCTTGGCTTTGACCAAGTTGATAAAATTATTGAACAGATAAAGACAGTGGCATTACGTCGTTATTAA
- a CDS encoding restriction endonuclease subunit S yields the protein MMQNTNWELSNLGDLVDYKKGYAFKSIDYRSEGIRVIRVSDTTYNSIRDEDPIYLSSETKDVYKEYELLDGDIIVTTVGSRPPLYDSMVGKVITVPRSIEGSLLNQNAVRLRAKSNVDQLFLYNNLTTRRYVYHIESSARGNANQASITLEDLFAFEIPIPPPEEQQKIASILSIWDKAIELKEKLIEQKKERKKGLMQKLLMGQIRWNDREKYTEGEIQERLEMIKGGEVPVGYKDTKVGILPEEWMVAKLKKISKRMLRKNEGKEEYPVLTISSLSGFLNQSDRFSKVIAGENLSKYILIKKNEFAYNKGNSKTYPCGCIFRLEDYDEAVIPNVYYSFQIIEGDTEFYKHYFISGKLNRHLTRVINTGVRNDGLLNLDVNDFFDIPVACPPKNEQRKIAEVLSLAVEEIQCLEREVDSLKKQKKGLMQLLLTGKVRVKV from the coding sequence ATGATGCAGAACACGAATTGGGAATTATCGAATCTGGGTGATTTAGTTGATTATAAAAAAGGATATGCGTTTAAGTCTATAGATTATCGTAGTGAGGGAATTAGAGTAATCCGAGTCTCCGATACAACCTACAACTCAATTAGAGATGAAGATCCGATCTACCTATCTTCTGAAACAAAAGATGTATACAAAGAATATGAACTGTTAGATGGAGATATAATCGTTACAACAGTAGGTTCAAGACCTCCCCTATACGATTCAATGGTTGGTAAGGTAATAACAGTACCTCGCAGTATAGAGGGATCTCTACTTAATCAAAATGCTGTAAGACTTAGAGCAAAATCAAATGTTGATCAACTATTTTTATATAACAACCTAACTACAAGAAGGTACGTTTACCATATAGAAAGCAGTGCCAGGGGTAATGCGAACCAAGCAAGCATAACTTTAGAAGACCTGTTTGCTTTTGAAATTCCAATTCCACCGCCAGAAGAACAACAAAAGATCGCCTCAATCCTCTCTATCTGGGATAAAGCTATTGAACTAAAAGAAAAGCTAATCGAGCAGAAAAAAGAGCGGAAAAAGGGGTTGATGCAGAAATTGTTGATGGGGCAAATCAGATGGAATGACAGGGAAAAGTATACGGAAGGAGAAATACAAGAACGTCTTGAAATGATTAAGGGAGGAGAGGTTCCTGTAGGTTATAAGGATACAAAGGTAGGAATACTTCCTGAAGAATGGATGGTAGCAAAGTTAAAGAAGATATCAAAAAGGATGCTACGGAAAAATGAGGGGAAAGAGGAGTACCCTGTTTTAACAATTTCTTCATTAAGCGGTTTTCTTAATCAAAGTGATAGGTTTAGTAAAGTTATTGCGGGTGAGAATCTATCAAAATATATTCTGATTAAGAAAAATGAATTTGCCTATAACAAAGGCAATTCTAAAACGTATCCATGTGGTTGTATTTTTAGGCTGGAAGACTATGATGAGGCTGTCATACCAAATGTTTATTATAGTTTTCAAATCATTGAGGGTGACACTGAGTTCTATAAACATTATTTTATATCAGGAAAATTGAATAGACATTTGACTCGTGTGATAAATACAGGTGTTAGAAACGATGGATTATTAAATTTAGATGTTAATGACTTTTTCGATATCCCAGTTGCTTGTCCGCCTAAAAATGAGCAAAGAAAAATCGCCGAGGTATTATCGTTAGCAGTAGAGGAAATACAATGCCTTGAAAGAGAAGTAGATTCTTTGAAAAAACAGAAAAAAGGATTAATGCAACTCTTACTAACAGGAAAAGTGCGGGTAAAGGTCTAA
- a CDS encoding SprT family zinc-dependent metalloprotease encodes MEKHQIVFADRVIEFFIERKNVKNVNLNIKPNMTIMISASEKVPLSFIYDFVKSKGGWILKNVNSFEQVQPYKQSEREYVSGESYKYLGKQYRLRLEITTEEERVKYYRGFIVLMVKDPNNYARKAKLMDEWYRDKAIKTFEESLDKQYSLVQKYGIHKPRIDLRTMKARWGSALIDSNTILLNSELIKAPKYCIDYVVLHELIHFQYNDHKDGFYNMLYLLMPDWEKRKAMLDEEIVREL; translated from the coding sequence ATGGAAAAACATCAGATAGTATTTGCCGATCGTGTAATCGAGTTTTTCATTGAACGAAAAAATGTTAAGAATGTAAACCTCAACATTAAACCTAATATGACGATTATGATCTCTGCTTCGGAGAAAGTACCACTCAGTTTTATATACGATTTTGTAAAGAGTAAGGGCGGCTGGATCTTGAAGAATGTAAACAGTTTTGAACAAGTACAGCCGTATAAACAAAGCGAACGTGAATATGTTAGTGGCGAATCATACAAGTATTTAGGTAAGCAGTATCGTTTGCGTTTGGAAATCACTACTGAAGAAGAAAGGGTCAAGTATTACCGAGGTTTTATTGTACTTATGGTAAAAGATCCGAATAATTATGCTCGTAAAGCCAAGCTGATGGATGAATGGTATCGTGATAAGGCAATCAAAACATTTGAAGAGTCTTTAGATAAACAATATTCGCTGGTGCAAAAATACGGCATTCACAAACCGAGGATTGACCTACGTACTATGAAGGCAAGATGGGGTTCTGCACTCATTGATTCGAATACCATTCTTCTTAATTCAGAGTTGATTAAAGCACCTAAATATTGTATCGATTATGTGGTGCTACACGAGTTGATTCATTTTCAATATAATGACCACAAGGACGGCTTCTATAATATGCTTTATTTGTTAATGCCCGACTGGGAAAAGAGAAAAGCTATGTTGGATGAAGAAATAGTTAGAGAATTATAG
- a CDS encoding ParA family protein: protein MTIAISISSTIGGSGKTTIACMFAHLLSANYKVLALDLCGQCDLSEVLLHDNTVRGTICDVLESGDVASYIVPINENLHIIPGDQWICSSPFKFYIQGYKMPEVVIAMKELLNQAKTAYYDFVVIDTPSTSSKEVFSLSLSISDFAVMTYSPNKLQLIKSWLNKIKYVQDEFNPELRVGGILRTRFNDIEASHIFYNQEACRLYPDYCWNSVFPNSPLFANIDSHSIQKSQVATAFKPVLDEMIFRLLKTRNGIELWQK from the coding sequence ATGACTATCGCAATCAGCATTAGTAGTACAATTGGCGGCTCTGGCAAGACAACGATTGCCTGCATGTTTGCACACTTATTAAGTGCCAATTATAAAGTGTTGGCACTCGACCTATGTGGACAATGCGACTTGAGCGAGGTGTTATTACACGATAATACGGTGAGAGGAACGATTTGTGATGTATTAGAGAGTGGCGATGTTGCTTCATATATTGTTCCTATCAACGAAAATCTTCACATTATTCCTGGCGATCAGTGGATTTGCTCTTCTCCATTCAAGTTTTACATTCAAGGCTATAAAATGCCAGAGGTCGTTATTGCAATGAAAGAACTGCTAAATCAGGCAAAGACGGCATATTATGATTTTGTCGTTATAGATACTCCCAGTACGTCTTCCAAAGAAGTGTTTAGCCTATCATTGTCTATCTCCGATTTCGCAGTCATGACGTACTCTCCTAACAAACTCCAACTAATCAAAAGCTGGCTGAATAAAATCAAGTATGTACAAGACGAATTTAACCCCGAATTAAGGGTTGGTGGCATTTTAAGGACAAGATTTAACGATATTGAAGCTTCGCACATATTTTATAACCAGGAAGCGTGTCGGCTATATCCTGATTATTGTTGGAATAGCGTTTTCCCCAACTCGCCTCTTTTCGCTAATATCGACTCTCATTCTATTCAGAAATCACAAGTAGCCACTGCTTTTAAGCCTGTTTTAGATGAAATGATTTTTCGACTTTTGAAGACTCGAAATGGAATTGAGTTATGGCAAAAGTAA